The genomic window CAGTCAAAGTGCATGCTCAAGAAATGCAATTTCCATTTGACTAATGTGtgactttgtaaaaaaaaaacattttcagaacacATGACCATGGCTTTACAGTCGGATTGGTAAAACTCTAGAAAACTGTACATTGCTTGACACAATTTATTTCACTTTGATGACATTTCGACTGCTGGCACGTCGTCTGGTCCATTGACATCGTAGTCACCATCTGGGCCACTGACCAGAACCTTCATGCGCTCGGGGAAGTCGTCGAAtttggggtggaggaggaagtcGTAGACGAGGGCCGCTGCCACACCTCCGCACATGGGCCCCACCCAGTACACCTGAGAGTGAAGAGGTTAGGAAGAGTGAAGGCTGAGAAACCAGGCATGCTGAATAGAAGCTAGAGcttcacatcacatcacagctgTCCATGACACCGCCACGTTCCTATTAAAAGCCACTTCATCTCATCTGTGGGTCAGAAGCTACTGTGTAATGAGACTAGCTCCttgtgccatttttaaaagtctgttttTGAAGGGTGAAAACAGTAAATGGAATTGATTACTTAAAAGGCACTGTAGAGGGAGGTCTGTTTAAAAGGCAGAAATGACACCAGAATAAAGTTCAGCAATTACACACGTGACTTACCCAGTGGTCGGAGAAGTCACCCAAGATGACGGCTGGGCCGAAAGACCGAGCAGGGTTAATCCCGCACCCAGTGAAGCTGATCTGTGGGCATAAACAAACTCGGTTAGGACCTCGGTCAGCCAAtagcatgcaaataaaatgagtaTCACTTATGATTGGAGTCAGCACTCATTAACTGTTCACACCTAATTTATATAGCAGATGGGAAACTCATGAAAGCGTTccttgattaaataaaaatatggtataattaattaaattaatgatgctactactactactactactactaataataataataactattattgaaaatgcagttatttcatTCACTCACGGCTGTTAGGTGTCCTAGAGCCACCGAAAGCCCGATTGCTAGTGGGGCGGAGCCTGTAACGTCACGCCGTCTTTTATCCGTTGTGGCAATGACGCACAGGACCAGCTGGAAGGTGGCCAAAAGCTCCACGCCAACGCCTTGACTGGGGGTGATTTTGTTTAGCtgtgagagaaaatgaaatgaaaaacacatgtGTTATTatagaacacattttagaattaaATTCAAATAGCCTTGTATTATAAATAAAGAACTGGAGATATAGATGCTCAGTGTtcttaataacaaaataattacttctGAGCTGAACAAAGtgcaagtgcattttaaaataattaaaattaaagttcAGCTTTGGCATTAAACTGTTTACATCTGATAATGACACGTATTACATGAAACATCAAGATTTGAATAGTTTTAGAGAGTATGCTTGATGATGCAGTACATGAAAAATACGCTTGAGGGcagcaaaaacaacataaactgAATATGTATACAGTCGAtgacaaactaaaacaacatcACATAACTGCTGTGCATTTATAAAATTGTTTCTAGACAcctaaaaacaataaataaaacactacaCTGGGCACTTTTTGGGCAGAATCTGAAGTTTTTATGGTCTAAAATCAATAATTGACCTGTCATATCCATTTTCCCTGATACAGATATGTTATGCAGAATATCCAGAGTAGCACTTATAactgttaattatttaattaccaAACTTGTGTATCACAGCTGAAGAGCTAGGAATCAACTATATTCCGCAACTGACACTCACAATCCAATAATTCAAATGTTATCGTTGCTCAGAGAAGGATTTTTGCAGTCTCGCATCCTGCAAGTGTTCACAGCGCGGCTCGGTGCGAAAGAACGAAATGGCACTCACGCTGTTTAACCCCAGCGCCGTGACGCCCTCCGGTCGGACCCCGTAAACGATGCCGCTGGCCACCGACGCCCCCAGCATCTGCGCTACGATGTACATGACGGCCTTGAGCATGCTGATCTGGCAGCTGGCCAGCATGCCCAGGGTGACGGCCGGGTTGAGGT from Anguilla anguilla isolate fAngAng1 chromosome 8, fAngAng1.pri, whole genome shotgun sequence includes these protein-coding regions:
- the LOC118234674 gene encoding aquaporin-1-like; this encodes MMKELKSKAFWRAVLAELLGMTLFIFLSIAAAIGNPNNSNPDQEVKVSLAFGLSIATLAQSLGHISGAHLNPAVTLGMLASCQISMLKAVMYIVAQMLGASVASGIVYGVRPEGVTALGLNSLNKITPSQGVGVELLATFQLVLCVIATTDKRRRDVTGSAPLAIGLSVALGHLTAISFTGCGINPARSFGPAVILGDFSDHWVYWVGPMCGGVAAALVYDFLLHPKFDDFPERMKVLVSGPDGDYDVNGPDDVPAVEMSSK